The Curtobacterium poinsettiae DNA segment GCTGCTCGAGCAGAACCGCCGGACGGAGCACCTGGTCGAGTCCTTGCTCGTGCTGGCCGAGGCCGATCGCGGGCTCGCCGGAGCGACCCGGCCCGTCCACGTCGACGAGGTGACCGCCGCGGTGGTCGCGGCGATGGCGGGTGACGCGACCGACGCCGGGGTGACGCTCACCCACGAGACGCTCGACGGGCCTCCCGGCATGGTCGTCGACGGCGAGCCGACGCTCGTGCGGCAGGCGGTCGTCAACCTCGTCGGGAACGCCGTCGAGTACAACGGACCCGGCGGGTTCGTCCGGGTGACCACGTCGTCCGACGGCGTCGTCGTGGAGAACTCGGGGCCGGTCGTGCCCGACGACGAGGCTCCCTGCCTGGTCGAGCCCTTCTGGCGGCGCGACCCGACGCCCACCGCCCGGCGGCACAGCGGGCTCGGACTGTCCATCGTGGCGGCCATCGTGCAGGCGCACGGGTGGCGGCTGTCGGTGCGGGCGCGACCGGGTGGCGGCCTCGTGGTGCGGATCGGTGTTTCGCCGGTGCAACCCGATGTACCCGCGGTCCGAAACAGCCGGGGCGGTGTGCTGGATGCATGATGAAGCAGACGACGACACGCAAGCCCTCCGGGACCGTCCGCGGCTCCCGCTCCCTGGTCGCTCTGGCCGCCGCAGCCGTGTTGCTGCCGGGGTTCCTCGCCGGGTGCTCACCGACCACCTCGGACACCGACGCCGCCGGCTCGAGCGCCGTCGACGCGAAGGGCAACGACCTGGCGGAGTGCATGCGCGACAAGGGCTACGACATGCCGGACCCGACCGCGGGGAACGGTGGCGCCCAGGTGCAGGTGCCGGACGGGGTCGACCCGGACCAGTACACGGCGGACCTCGGGACGTGCATCGGTGACGGGGAGGGCGCCGGGGACGGCGTGCAGGCGAAGCCGATGGAGGGCCTCGACGACAAGCTCCGCGAGGCTGCGGCGTGCATCCGGGAGGAGGGGTTCTCGGACTACCCCGACGACGAGGCCGGCATGCGGTCCTACCGGCCCGACGACGAGGCCGCGTTCGAGGAGGTCGCGAAGACCTGCAACGAGCGGGCCTTCGGCTCGGACGTGGTCGGAGCGGGGGAGTGAGCCGCCCGACGCGGCGTCGCGCACTGGTGGCCGGGATCTGCCTGGTCGCCGTGCTCGGAGCGGGCGCAGGGACCTGGGCGATCGTCGGTGTCCGTGCGGGCGACTCGGCCTCGGCGACCTCCGGTCCCCGGTCCGGCACCGCTCGGCCCGACACGACGGCGCCGGTGACGAGGGGTGACCTGACGGACTCGAAGGTCTTCGCGGGCGCGCTCGGGTACGG contains these protein-coding regions:
- a CDS encoding sensor histidine kinase, producing MTFALAAMALAAGVVVFSNVMSLAGVGAGLDTAAFRTAVPTPDFTPATRARVDGGAAGTPSVAVVQLVAVQQWQWSAIGVAVAGVAAGGIGWVLSRRMLHPIDRITATANRISASNLHERIALDGPDDELRRLSRTVDDLLDRLEAAFASQRRFVAQASHELRTPLAVQRAAVQVGLTVDAAPDEVLTVRDELLEQNRRTEHLVESLLVLAEADRGLAGATRPVHVDEVTAAVVAAMAGDATDAGVTLTHETLDGPPGMVVDGEPTLVRQAVVNLVGNAVEYNGPGGFVRVTTSSDGVVVENSGPVVPDDEAPCLVEPFWRRDPTPTARRHSGLGLSIVAAIVQAHGWRLSVRARPGGGLVVRIGVSPVQPDVPAVRNSRGGVLDA